One window from the genome of Rhodopirellula halodulae encodes:
- a CDS encoding phosphoadenylyl-sulfate reductase yields the protein MSIRMNEPAVTNPSSVTPQSSSASSTQDGSAADAQPSNVAKPSLRVLSPAEIAHNEAAKGTDVDSQGIPNVRGALAADPPLHPTEEFLAELKRESDALESATPQEILKWAADRFAPKFTMATAFGPEGMTILHMLSTIAPETPVFNLETGYQFKETLELRERVKERYGIEVQYKYPDTTVEEFEAEHGGPLYKTDPNRCCFERKLRVLHRAASGWHAWASAIRRDQSEDRAKAPIVGWDKKFQLVKISPLANWTKKDVWSLIFKENIPYNPLHDQGYPSIGCQACTRPVQLGEDERAGRWSGFQKTECGLHTSD from the coding sequence ATGTCTATCCGAATGAACGAGCCCGCCGTGACAAACCCGAGTTCTGTCACTCCTCAATCGTCTTCCGCCTCGAGTACGCAGGACGGTTCCGCAGCCGATGCGCAACCCAGCAACGTCGCGAAACCGTCGCTCCGTGTGCTGAGCCCTGCGGAAATTGCCCACAACGAGGCCGCCAAGGGAACGGACGTCGATTCTCAGGGCATCCCCAACGTACGGGGGGCATTGGCAGCCGATCCACCACTGCATCCCACGGAGGAGTTTCTGGCTGAGCTGAAACGCGAAAGTGATGCGTTGGAGTCGGCAACACCACAGGAAATCTTGAAGTGGGCAGCGGATCGTTTTGCTCCCAAATTCACGATGGCAACGGCCTTCGGTCCGGAAGGCATGACCATCCTGCACATGTTGTCGACCATTGCCCCCGAAACTCCCGTGTTCAATCTCGAGACGGGCTATCAATTCAAAGAAACTCTAGAACTTCGCGAACGCGTGAAAGAACGGTACGGCATCGAAGTTCAATACAAGTATCCCGACACCACCGTCGAAGAATTCGAAGCCGAGCACGGCGGACCGCTGTACAAGACGGATCCCAACCGCTGCTGCTTTGAACGAAAACTTCGCGTCCTCCATCGTGCCGCCAGCGGTTGGCATGCGTGGGCCAGCGCCATTCGTCGCGATCAAAGCGAAGACCGTGCGAAAGCCCCGATCGTTGGTTGGGACAAGAAGTTTCAACTCGTGAAGATCAGCCCGTTGGCCAATTGGACCAAGAAAGACGTTTGGTCTTTGATCTTCAAAGAAAACATTCCTTACAACCCCTTGCACGACCAAGGGTATCCGAGCATTGGATGCCAAGCTTGCACACGTCCCGTCCAACTGGGCGAAGACGAACGCGCAGGTCGCTGGAGTGGATTCCAAAAGACCGAATGTGGTTTGCACACTTCGGATTGA
- a CDS encoding HEAT repeat domain-containing protein, translating to MTQSNFSPFNDDFARLVSLAASSMSKWCCWTAAVAAMSLGSVAADTVTLNSGGQMTGKVREVDSAKNPYILVQVDSELSVALPKANSRLVVSDEKLQEYRQRVVRAGLDGQAHYELASWCKENGLLQQRQYHLLRTIDLIPDHANARAALRYVERDGKWILYEEWRRSQGLVKDRKGHWVLPEVITWRSSSDENDKTAKRWIKTIKQLLAKILRGDNEAMEELIAISDPLASQAMAKELVDSQSKGTAWRPVRMVWLKKLMEFRTGPAVEAIVKTGLLEPDDVVREEALKWLQTNETGSAIATYMPWLKSNSPKQVKAAARALSYFPNPEAAFAYIDALVTIEKKAQQVGGGTQAGFDNTGSGGFSQGSKQVVVNKPHRHPEVLQLLRAIAPDVDFGYDKSAWKQYFAELRSPPRSDLRRDS from the coding sequence GTGACCCAATCGAACTTTTCGCCGTTCAATGACGATTTTGCTCGTCTGGTCAGTCTCGCTGCGAGCAGCATGAGCAAATGGTGTTGCTGGACGGCTGCGGTGGCCGCGATGAGTCTTGGGTCCGTGGCCGCAGACACGGTGACGCTGAACAGCGGCGGTCAAATGACCGGGAAAGTTCGCGAGGTCGATTCGGCGAAGAACCCCTACATCCTGGTGCAGGTGGATTCCGAATTGTCGGTCGCGTTACCAAAAGCCAATTCGCGTTTGGTGGTGTCCGATGAGAAACTGCAGGAATACCGCCAACGCGTTGTGAGGGCGGGGTTGGACGGTCAAGCTCACTACGAGCTGGCCTCTTGGTGCAAAGAAAATGGCTTGCTGCAGCAGCGCCAGTATCACCTGCTTCGCACCATCGATCTGATACCGGATCATGCCAACGCTCGTGCGGCCCTGCGTTATGTGGAACGGGATGGCAAGTGGATCTTGTACGAGGAATGGCGGCGCTCGCAAGGACTCGTGAAAGACCGCAAAGGTCATTGGGTGTTGCCCGAAGTGATCACATGGCGGTCGTCCTCCGACGAGAATGACAAGACGGCCAAACGGTGGATCAAAACCATCAAGCAATTGCTCGCCAAGATTCTTCGCGGCGACAACGAAGCGATGGAAGAACTGATTGCGATCAGCGATCCGCTCGCATCGCAAGCGATGGCGAAGGAGTTGGTGGATTCGCAATCCAAAGGGACCGCTTGGCGTCCCGTGCGAATGGTGTGGCTGAAAAAACTGATGGAGTTCCGAACGGGCCCCGCGGTCGAGGCCATCGTGAAAACAGGCTTGCTGGAGCCGGACGATGTTGTTCGCGAAGAGGCATTGAAATGGCTGCAGACGAACGAAACCGGATCGGCCATCGCGACCTACATGCCTTGGCTCAAGAGCAACAGTCCGAAACAGGTCAAAGCCGCCGCTCGTGCGTTGTCGTACTTTCCAAACCCAGAAGCCGCCTTCGCCTACATTGATGCGTTGGTCACGATCGAGAAGAAAGCACAGCAAGTGGGCGGTGGCACCCAAGCCGGATTTGACAACACCGGCAGCGGAGGCTTCTCGCAAGGAAGCAAACAGGTCGTCGTGAACAAACCCCATCGACATCCGGAGGTCTTGCAGTTGCTTCGTGCGATCGCACCCGATGTCGACTTCGGATACGACAAGTCAGCGTGGAAGCAATACTTTGCAGAACTCAGGTCACCACCACGATCGGACCTGCGTCGCGATTCTTGA
- a CDS encoding flagellin, whose protein sequence is MTRINTNVSSLVAQNRLQASNSDLQTALTRLSTGLRINSGADDPAGLIASEALRSEVTSLGRAISNTRRASQIISTADSALGQVSNLLNDVRGLVVEAANNGALSKEEIAANQLQIDSSLEAINRIAQTTTFQGRKLLDGSLDFVSTAGGVQSIRDINIDQANLGITGQIDVEVVVQSAATQASITTGGFSAAAQATTSFGTATSVDINGETIDVSGPDGFASIAFVDDINNSNTGAVAYDENTGVLTVTGNFTGDSANPGEADADASAVAIQGLIDALDGFAASGTAVAGTPAAPTGVTTDVAFQIDAIESGSEFNNVQIEFVDLNDGTADAAATAAYDDEQKILTVTYNSQAATPTNRDFAAISTAIDAVQDDDGNNLFTTTNNAGANPFVAPASPLTTGNSGGEVLLDDLVFQLNGADGAETFNFAGGTGQDQIAAAINLVSDSTGITADTDTGALQFTSVAYGTEALINIDVINEGGSGTFETSLAVSRATGLDISATVNGVEANGRANTLSINTSSLDLEVTVDNGSSTNFSFSITGGGALFQLGPDVTSNQQARLGIGSLSTGQLGGATGRLYELGSGQAKSLVNDVNGAASVIDEVIDKVTSLRGRLGAFQATSLESNLVSLNETLANLEEAESSIRDADFAQESANLTRAQILVQSGTNVLSLANQNPQNVLSLLG, encoded by the coding sequence ATGACAAGAATCAATACCAATGTATCGTCGCTCGTTGCCCAGAACCGATTGCAGGCGAGCAACAGTGACTTGCAAACGGCATTGACTCGATTGAGCACGGGTTTGCGGATCAACAGTGGGGCCGATGACCCGGCAGGTTTGATCGCCAGTGAGGCATTGCGAAGCGAGGTGACCAGCCTCGGTCGAGCCATCAGCAACACACGTCGTGCGAGCCAAATCATCAGCACCGCCGACAGTGCCTTGGGTCAGGTCAGCAACCTGCTCAACGATGTTCGCGGTTTGGTGGTGGAAGCCGCGAACAACGGGGCGTTGTCCAAAGAAGAGATCGCTGCAAACCAGTTGCAGATTGATTCGTCATTGGAAGCGATCAACCGAATTGCTCAGACGACCACCTTCCAAGGCCGCAAGTTGCTCGACGGTTCGTTGGATTTCGTGTCCACCGCCGGCGGCGTTCAGTCGATTCGTGACATCAACATTGACCAAGCCAATTTGGGCATCACCGGTCAAATCGATGTGGAAGTGGTCGTCCAGTCGGCCGCGACGCAGGCTTCGATCACCACCGGTGGATTCAGTGCGGCCGCCCAAGCGACTACCAGCTTCGGCACCGCAACCTCCGTGGACATCAATGGCGAGACCATTGATGTGTCGGGACCGGACGGTTTCGCAAGCATCGCATTCGTTGACGATATCAACAATTCCAACACCGGCGCCGTCGCTTACGATGAAAACACGGGGGTCTTGACCGTGACCGGAAACTTCACCGGTGATTCGGCCAACCCAGGGGAAGCCGACGCCGACGCCAGTGCCGTTGCCATTCAAGGCTTGATTGACGCGTTGGATGGGTTTGCCGCTTCCGGGACGGCCGTGGCGGGGACGCCAGCCGCACCGACCGGAGTCACCACCGACGTCGCATTCCAGATCGATGCAATCGAGTCTGGATCAGAGTTCAACAATGTGCAGATCGAATTCGTCGACCTGAACGATGGGACTGCGGATGCCGCAGCGACCGCGGCGTACGACGACGAACAGAAAATCCTGACGGTGACCTACAACTCGCAAGCCGCCACGCCGACCAACCGAGATTTCGCCGCCATCTCAACTGCGATCGATGCGGTTCAGGATGACGACGGCAACAACTTGTTCACCACGACCAACAACGCGGGGGCCAATCCCTTCGTGGCTCCGGCAAGTCCGCTGACCACCGGCAACTCCGGCGGAGAAGTGTTGCTGGACGACTTGGTGTTTCAGTTAAATGGAGCCGATGGAGCGGAAACCTTCAACTTCGCTGGTGGAACGGGACAGGACCAAATCGCCGCCGCTATCAACTTGGTCAGTGACAGCACCGGAATCACCGCAGACACCGACACGGGGGCTTTGCAATTCACTTCGGTGGCCTATGGAACCGAAGCACTCATCAACATCGACGTGATCAACGAAGGCGGTTCGGGAACGTTCGAAACCTCTTTGGCCGTTTCGCGTGCCACGGGCTTGGACATTTCCGCAACCGTCAACGGTGTGGAAGCCAATGGTCGTGCCAACACGCTTTCGATCAACACATCGTCGTTGGACCTTGAGGTCACTGTCGACAACGGAAGTTCGACCAACTTCTCGTTCTCGATCACAGGTGGTGGAGCTTTGTTCCAGTTGGGACCCGACGTGACCAGCAACCAGCAAGCTCGTTTGGGCATTGGAAGCTTGAGCACGGGGCAGCTTGGCGGAGCCACCGGGCGACTGTATGAGTTGGGCAGTGGCCAGGCGAAGAGCTTGGTCAACGACGTCAACGGTGCAGCGTCCGTGATCGATGAAGTCATCGACAAAGTCACCAGCCTCCGCGGGCGATTGGGTGCGTTCCAAGCCACCAGCTTGGAGAGCAACTTGGTCAGTCTCAACGAGACACTGGCGAACTTGGAAGAAGCTGAAAGCTCGATTCGCGACGCCGACTTCGCGCAAGAATCCGCGAATCTGACGCGAGCACAGATCTTGGTGCAGTCGGGAACCAACGTGCTGTCGCTGGCGAACCAGAACCCGCAAAACGTTCTGTCCTTGCTCGGATAA
- a CDS encoding Rrf2 family transcriptional regulator has translation MVINAAVHYACLAMMDLAMHSKEGQPVRSAEITGRHDIPGPYLVQILRTLKSTGWVKAVRGAQGGYVLSVDPDSITLLDIVEAIGCTESTDRADQPASEAQQALQRRWNEAAEESRARLARVRLGDVVRECQDVTEPMFYI, from the coding sequence ATGGTCATCAATGCAGCGGTTCATTACGCCTGTTTGGCAATGATGGACTTGGCGATGCACAGCAAAGAAGGGCAACCGGTTCGTTCGGCTGAGATCACTGGCCGCCACGACATTCCCGGTCCCTACTTGGTACAAATTCTTCGCACCTTGAAGTCCACCGGCTGGGTCAAAGCTGTTCGCGGCGCCCAAGGTGGGTATGTGCTTTCGGTTGACCCGGACTCGATTACGCTGCTCGACATCGTGGAAGCCATCGGTTGCACCGAGTCCACGGACCGAGCGGATCAACCCGCCTCGGAAGCCCAACAGGCGCTCCAGCGTCGATGGAACGAAGCAGCGGAAGAATCGCGAGCCAGATTGGCTCGTGTCCGCTTGGGCGACGTGGTGCGCGAGTGCCAAGACGTGACCGAACCGATGTTCTACATCTGA
- a CDS encoding Gfo/Idh/MocA family protein: protein MREVVTSTLGRRHFLAGVAAGVGTVALSSPLRAAANEEVRIAVLGAGGRGGELARTVHKSVPGAKMVAVADPDEKRAKSLADKVGAKAYTDLRTVLDLDDVDAVVITTCNHWHCLAAIWAIDAGKDVYVEKPLSHSQWEGRQVVEAAKKSGKIVQLGTQQRSDPIQMQAREFLHDDKALGAIQYVQANRLGVRGPIGKRDTPLTPPAEVDYDLWLGPAQDQPIMRNNFHYDWHWDWNTGSGEMGNWGVHILDDIRNVAYQDKVSTPSRMIAAGGRMGWNDAGQTPNVHFALFETEMFPTVIALSNMSIKPDARGGWKVPGGKPMTGPGSGYVVVCEGGYYLGQRGSGKAVDRDGKTIREFKANVSTVPAHLSNFVEAVKSRQSSSLAAPIENGHHSTGWCNLANVAMRCASSYNDDQVRSASDLEAWSAVLDDMHSSLKNYGADVSELKSGPMLTHDPETERFVGENADAANPFLRREYRTGYEIKPVA from the coding sequence ATGCGTGAAGTCGTGACCTCCACTTTGGGTAGGCGTCATTTCTTGGCCGGTGTCGCCGCTGGCGTCGGTACCGTTGCACTTTCAAGTCCCCTGCGAGCCGCAGCGAATGAAGAGGTTCGGATTGCAGTTCTGGGCGCGGGCGGTCGTGGCGGCGAACTTGCTCGCACGGTTCACAAGAGTGTTCCAGGTGCAAAAATGGTCGCCGTCGCGGACCCGGACGAGAAACGTGCCAAGTCTTTGGCGGACAAGGTCGGAGCCAAGGCCTACACAGATCTTCGCACCGTGTTGGATCTGGACGACGTCGATGCGGTCGTCATCACGACCTGCAACCACTGGCACTGCTTGGCCGCGATTTGGGCGATTGATGCCGGCAAAGACGTTTACGTTGAGAAACCACTTTCGCATTCGCAGTGGGAAGGACGCCAAGTCGTCGAAGCCGCGAAAAAGTCGGGCAAGATCGTCCAGTTGGGAACCCAGCAACGCAGCGATCCCATCCAAATGCAAGCCCGTGAATTTCTGCACGATGACAAAGCGTTGGGCGCCATCCAATACGTGCAGGCAAACCGCCTGGGCGTTCGCGGGCCGATTGGCAAACGCGATACACCGCTGACCCCACCGGCGGAAGTCGACTACGACCTGTGGCTCGGACCGGCTCAGGACCAGCCGATCATGCGGAACAACTTCCACTACGATTGGCACTGGGATTGGAACACTGGCAGCGGCGAGATGGGCAACTGGGGTGTTCACATCCTGGATGACATTCGAAACGTTGCCTATCAAGACAAAGTTTCCACCCCATCGCGAATGATCGCCGCTGGCGGCCGAATGGGATGGAACGACGCGGGACAAACTCCCAACGTGCACTTCGCATTGTTCGAAACAGAAATGTTCCCGACGGTGATCGCACTGAGCAATATGTCGATCAAACCAGACGCCAGGGGTGGTTGGAAAGTTCCTGGCGGCAAACCGATGACCGGGCCAGGCAGCGGCTACGTGGTTGTTTGTGAAGGTGGTTACTACCTAGGTCAACGCGGTAGCGGCAAAGCCGTCGATCGCGATGGCAAGACGATTCGCGAATTCAAAGCGAATGTGAGCACCGTGCCGGCTCACCTCAGCAACTTTGTTGAAGCAGTCAAAAGCCGCCAATCAAGTTCGTTGGCGGCCCCTATCGAAAACGGCCACCATAGCACCGGATGGTGTAATTTGGCCAACGTCGCGATGCGTTGTGCAAGCTCCTACAACGACGATCAAGTCCGCTCGGCTTCGGATTTGGAAGCGTGGTCCGCTGTGTTGGACGACATGCATTCGTCGTTGAAGAATTACGGTGCGGACGTTTCCGAGCTGAAGTCCGGACCGATGCTGACACACGATCCCGAAACCGAACGCTTTGTCGGCGAGAACGCCGATGCGGCCAATCCGTTCCTGCGCCGCGAATACCGCACGGGCTACGAAATCAAGCCGGTTGCTTGA